The proteins below come from a single Roseiflexus sp. RS-1 genomic window:
- a CDS encoding Uma2 family endonuclease yields MTQTTAKPSPPIAPADDPFRYGWRYVLRPTPDDPQHLEQVPLTLDDVLHPDVGDFIVHSDRHETDRMYLTAVLRARLEASGAAIVLSDVRIAWDVPDLRPHGPDVMVIPGIAERQDWSTFDVAVEGARPALIIEITSPETRVNDLKRKVAHDARAGVAQYVIVDRIGRGGARRVRLLDYRLAGGVYRRRAPDAAGRVHLAIANLWLGVAGDHVVCYDERGAAFGDYATAVRQAAAAEERAQRETAAHTEVEARARAEAEEQARREAAARAELEARMRDLEAELRRLRGET; encoded by the coding sequence GTGACGCAAACTACCGCCAAGCCATCACCGCCTATCGCGCCCGCAGACGACCCCTTCCGCTACGGGTGGCGCTACGTGTTGCGCCCGACGCCCGACGACCCCCAGCATCTCGAACAGGTTCCGCTGACCCTCGACGACGTGCTGCACCCGGACGTGGGAGATTTCATCGTGCACAGCGACCGTCACGAAACCGACCGGATGTACCTCACCGCCGTGCTGCGCGCACGGCTGGAGGCGTCCGGCGCAGCGATTGTGCTCAGCGACGTGCGCATCGCGTGGGACGTCCCCGACCTGCGCCCGCACGGGCCGGATGTGATGGTCATCCCCGGCATCGCCGAACGCCAGGACTGGAGCACGTTCGACGTGGCGGTCGAGGGGGCGCGCCCGGCGCTGATTATCGAGATCACGTCGCCGGAGACGCGGGTGAACGACCTGAAGCGGAAGGTGGCGCACGACGCGCGGGCGGGGGTGGCGCAATATGTGATTGTCGACCGCATCGGGCGGGGCGGGGCGCGGCGGGTGCGGTTGCTGGACTACCGGCTGGCGGGAGGGGTCTATCGGCGGCGCGCGCCGGACGCGGCGGGGCGGGTGCATCTGGCCATCGCCAATCTGTGGCTGGGGGTGGCAGGGGATCACGTGGTGTGCTACGACGAGCGCGGCGCGGCGTTCGGTGACTATGCGACGGCAGTGCGGCAGGCAGCAGCGGCTGAGGAGCGTGCGCAACGGGAAACGGCGGCGCACACGGAGGTCGAAGCGCGCGCCCGTGCCGAGGCGGAGGAACAAGCGCGGCGAGAAGCAGCGGCGCGAGCAGAGCTCGAAGCGCGCATGCGTGACCTTGAGGCGGAACTGCGCCGATTGCGGGGCGAGACGTAG
- a CDS encoding DegT/DnrJ/EryC1/StrS aminotransferase family protein, whose protein sequence is MTTNESQVPPASEASPSHLQPSHLQPSHLQPSHLQPSVPLLDLKAQYTAIRDEIRAAIDRVADAQQFILGPEVEALEREVAAYSGCAYGIGVSSGTDALLVALMAIDIRPGDEVITTPYTFFATAGSIARLGAVPVFVDIDPLTFNIDPTAIEARITPRTRVIMPVHLYGQMADMDPIMDIAQRHGLVVIEDAAQAIGSEYKGRRAGSIGHMGCFSFFPSKNLGGFGDGGMVTTNDAALAERIRLLRGHGAHPKYYHKLIGGNFRLDALQAAVLRVKLKYLDDWTAGRQRNAATYRRLFAEAGLTIDPPSCLTAGCHARNKGDCTLPPGRVVLPVEAPDRRHIYNQFVIRMAQRDRVMAALKARQIGHEIYYPVPLHLQECFAYLGQRPGDLPASECAAAETLALPIYPELTDAMLAAVVEAVAAGVREA, encoded by the coding sequence GTGACAACCAATGAATCTCAAGTACCGCCTGCATCGGAGGCGTCACCTTCCCACCTTCAACCTTCCCACCTTCAACCTTCCCACCTTCAACCTTCCCACCTTCAACCTTCCGTGCCTCTACTGGATCTCAAAGCGCAGTACACCGCCATCCGCGACGAGATTCGCGCCGCCATCGATCGTGTCGCCGATGCGCAGCAGTTTATTCTGGGTCCCGAAGTCGAAGCGCTGGAGCGCGAGGTTGCCGCGTACTCCGGGTGCGCCTATGGCATTGGCGTATCGTCAGGCACCGATGCGCTGCTGGTAGCGCTCATGGCGATTGACATTCGTCCAGGCGACGAGGTGATCACCACCCCCTACACCTTCTTCGCCACCGCCGGTTCGATTGCCCGGCTTGGCGCTGTGCCGGTATTCGTCGATATCGACCCGCTGACGTTCAACATCGACCCGACTGCCATCGAGGCGCGGATCACGCCGCGCACCCGTGTGATCATGCCGGTGCATCTGTACGGTCAGATGGCTGACATGGATCCAATTATGGACATCGCACAGCGCCACGGTCTGGTTGTGATCGAAGATGCAGCGCAGGCCATCGGCTCGGAGTACAAAGGACGACGTGCAGGCTCAATCGGGCATATGGGATGCTTCAGTTTCTTCCCCTCCAAGAACCTGGGCGGTTTCGGCGACGGCGGCATGGTCACCACCAACGATGCTGCGCTCGCGGAGCGGATCCGTTTGTTGCGCGGGCATGGCGCGCATCCCAAGTACTACCACAAACTGATCGGCGGCAACTTTCGCCTCGATGCCCTGCAGGCTGCCGTGCTGCGGGTCAAGTTGAAGTATCTGGATGACTGGACGGCAGGTCGGCAGCGGAATGCGGCGACCTACCGACGCCTGTTCGCCGAAGCAGGGTTGACCATCGACCCGCCTTCCTGTCTGACTGCCGGGTGTCACGCGCGCAACAAAGGCGACTGCACGCTGCCGCCGGGCAGGGTCGTGCTGCCGGTTGAAGCGCCAGACCGCAGGCATATCTACAACCAGTTCGTCATCCGCATGGCGCAGCGGGATCGAGTGATGGCGGCGCTCAAAGCCCGCCAGATTGGTCATGAGATCTACTACCCTGTGCCATTACACCTGCAAGAATGCTTTGCTTACCTGGGGCAGCGTCCCGGCGATCTGCCAGCGAGCGAATGCGCCGCCGCCGAAACGCTGGCGTTGCCGATCTACCCGGAACTGACCGACGCCATGCTGGCGGCAGTGGTCGAGGCAGTGGCGGCGGGGGTACGGGAAGCCTGA
- a CDS encoding pentapeptide repeat-containing protein → MVSSRARCHASRSSKRSIVAIFIPCVPTFNVQRSNLQRSTFQPSTFQPSTFQPSTFNVQRSNLQRSNVQRSNLQRSNLQRSNLQRSTFNVPTFNVQPSTPPPPPNPHTAPPPAQPDDTAIRSPDKP, encoded by the coding sequence TTGGTAAGCTCCCGTGCACGCTGCCACGCCTCAAGGTCTTCAAAACGTTCAATCGTCGCCATATTCATCCCCTGCGTTCCAACGTTCAACGTTCAACGTTCCAACCTTCAACGTTCAACGTTCCAACCTTCAACGTTCCAACCTTCAACGTTCCAACCTTCAACGTTCAACGTTCAACGTTCCAACCTTCAACGTTCCAACGTTCAACGTTCCAACCTTCAACGTTCCAACCTTCAACGTTCCAACCTTCAACGTTCAACGTTCAACGTTCCAACCTTCAACGTTCAACCTTCAACTCCTCCTCCTCCCCCCAATCCTCACACCGCACCACCTCCGGCGCAACCAGACGATACCGCCATCCGCTCCCCGGACAAACCATGA
- a CDS encoding acyltransferase, producing MAGDRSFFVHPTAIIDEPCEIGAGTKIWHFCHVMAGARIGANCVLGQNVLVASDVIIGNGCKIQNNVSLYTGVELEDFVFCGPSCVFTNVVNPRAEINRRAEFLRTLVRRGATIGANATIVCGATIGRYAFIGAGAVVRGDVPDYALMLGVPARRRGWMSRHGFRLPDPDADGLMVCPGSGWRYRLVAPEVVRCEDWGEEEELKVER from the coding sequence ATGGCGGGCGATCGCTCGTTCTTTGTTCACCCGACCGCAATCATCGACGAGCCGTGTGAGATTGGCGCGGGCACGAAAATCTGGCACTTCTGCCACGTGATGGCGGGGGCGCGGATTGGCGCGAACTGTGTGCTGGGGCAGAACGTCCTGGTTGCCAGCGATGTAATTATCGGCAATGGCTGCAAGATTCAGAACAACGTCTCGCTCTACACCGGCGTCGAACTGGAAGATTTCGTCTTCTGCGGGCCGTCGTGTGTTTTCACGAATGTGGTCAATCCACGCGCTGAAATCAATCGCCGTGCCGAGTTTCTGCGCACCCTGGTGCGGCGCGGCGCCACGATCGGCGCCAATGCAACGATTGTCTGCGGCGCGACGATTGGACGCTACGCCTTCATTGGCGCCGGCGCCGTGGTGCGTGGCGATGTGCCGGACTATGCGCTGATGCTGGGTGTTCCGGCACGCCGCCGCGGATGGATGAGTCGTCACGGATTTCGCCTGCCTGATCCTGACGCTGACGGACTCATGGTTTGTCCGGGGAGCGGATGGCGGTATCGTCTGGTTGCGCCGGAGGTGGTGCGGTGTGAGGATTGGGGGGAGGAGGAGGAGTTGAAGGTTGAACGTTGA
- the wecB gene encoding non-hydrolyzing UDP-N-acetylglucosamine 2-epimerase, translated as MSKPLTIVTIVGARPQFIKAAAISRVLRQRHREVLVHTGQHYDASMSAVFFQELDIPEPDVNLAVGSASHGAQTGAMLAGIEEVLLAERPDWTLVYGDTNSTLAGALAAAKLHIPVAHVEAGLRSFNRAMPEEINRVLTDHVSDLLLCPSQTAVDNLAREGITHRVALVGDVMADVLRLAVERADAALPDIPGVESGAYALATVHRAENTDDPARLRGILTGLSSLEMMVIFPVHPRARRAIATIGWTPPDHVRLIEPVGYLSMVALMRSARVILTDSGGVQKEAYWLGVPCVTLRDETEWVETVTHGWNTLVGADPEQIVAAARQPYPSMPRPPLYGDGHAAERCVAALEGVGRLKVEG; from the coding sequence ATGAGCAAACCACTCACCATCGTCACCATCGTCGGCGCACGCCCGCAATTTATCAAGGCTGCCGCCATCAGTCGCGTCTTGCGGCAACGTCATCGTGAAGTGCTGGTGCACACCGGGCAGCACTACGACGCCAGCATGTCGGCAGTATTCTTTCAAGAACTGGATATCCCTGAACCGGATGTGAATCTGGCGGTCGGTTCGGCGAGCCACGGAGCGCAAACCGGCGCAATGCTGGCGGGGATCGAAGAGGTGTTGCTGGCGGAACGTCCCGACTGGACGCTGGTCTACGGCGACACCAACTCAACACTTGCCGGCGCGCTGGCTGCGGCAAAGTTACACATTCCAGTCGCCCACGTTGAAGCCGGTCTGCGCAGTTTCAACCGCGCTATGCCGGAAGAGATCAACCGGGTTTTGACCGATCATGTCTCCGATCTCCTTCTCTGCCCGAGCCAGACGGCGGTCGATAACCTGGCGCGCGAAGGGATCACCCACAGGGTTGCGCTGGTCGGCGATGTGATGGCGGATGTGCTGCGCCTTGCGGTTGAACGGGCGGATGCCGCTCTGCCGGACATACCGGGCGTGGAATCCGGCGCCTATGCCCTGGCGACCGTTCATCGCGCCGAGAATACTGACGATCCGGCGCGTCTGCGCGGTATTTTGACCGGTCTCTCATCGCTTGAGATGATGGTCATCTTCCCTGTGCATCCACGTGCACGCCGCGCCATTGCCACGATTGGATGGACGCCCCCGGATCATGTGCGTCTGATCGAACCGGTTGGCTACCTGAGTATGGTTGCGCTTATGCGCAGCGCGCGCGTCATCCTGACCGATTCGGGCGGTGTACAGAAAGAAGCGTACTGGCTGGGAGTCCCGTGTGTCACGTTGCGTGATGAGACGGAGTGGGTCGAAACAGTGACGCATGGATGGAATACCCTGGTCGGCGCCGATCCTGAACAGATCGTTGCTGCAGCGCGGCAACCATACCCGTCGATGCCGCGTCCGCCGCTCTATGGCGATGGTCACGCGGCTGAGCGGTGCGTGGCAGCGCTGGAGGGGGTGGGAAGGTTGAAGGTTGAAGGTTGA